One genomic region from Salvia hispanica cultivar TCC Black 2014 chromosome 2, UniMelb_Shisp_WGS_1.0, whole genome shotgun sequence encodes:
- the LOC125206879 gene encoding uncharacterized protein LOC125206879 has translation MAEKFCTGLRYEIRMTLASHEGLSYTEALGRALDIEAAMPGEKTGSAVNHAPPPAQSQASMDKRKWEGPQAQSEPKRGGYGPSKTQGGGYQTTPGSFKGNTPKSNLCPKCNRLHSGICKSGLDGCFNCGKTGHFAKYCPNKTSGTGAKSHPSAQHPQLRAMNVQPGANPRQAPRNQQQRPKLPSQARAYAMRQKQPEVNQGNLAGMGKLFDTPVMLLFDTGASHSFISANCVTTLKLATKESEHRMEIVSPVGGCIEISRTCSNLEITLDELKIVANNLSVMIMWDVDIILGMDWLAENHATILCKERQISFGNPEGEATRFHGISLGMRKFVISMLQANKLMGKGCPAYLVYLNKEEKDERKLEEVDIARDFPDVFPDTLPGLPPDRQVEFTIDLEPGSAPVSKAPYRMAPKELDELKVQLQELLDLGFIRPSVSPWGAPVLFVKKKDGTMRMCVDYRELNKLILKNKYPLPRIDDLFDQLKGASVFSKMDLKSGYHQLKIKPAVCPRRPFEPDMVTMSLRWCRLD, from the coding sequence ATGGCCGAGAAATTCTGTACCGGCCTGAGGTACGAGATAAGGATGACTCTGGCCAGTCATGAAGGACTATCCTACACTGAAGCTCTAGGACGAGCACTGGACATTGAGGCAGCTATGCCGGGAGAGAAAACCGGGTCAGCTGTGAATCATGCTCCACCTCCGGCACAGTCCCAAGCATCCATGGACAAGAGGAAATGGGAAGGACCGCAGGCCCAATCTGAGCCTAAGCGGGGAGGATATGGACCAAGCAAGACACAAGGTGGCGGATATCAAACTACCCCTGGATCATTCAAGGGGAATACCCCAAAGTCCAACTTATGCCCCAAATGCAACAGACTGCACAGCGGCATCTGCAAGTCAGGGCTTGATGGTTGCTTCAACTGCGGGAAGACTGGGCACTTTGCCAAATACTGCCCAAACAAGACTTCAGGGACGGGAGCAAAATCTCACCCGTCAGCTCAGCACCCACAACTGCGCGCAATGAATGTTCAACCTGGAGCAAATCCACGGCAGGCACCGAGGAATCAGCAGCAGAGGCCAAAACTCCCATCACAGGCTCGAGCTTATGCAATGAGGCAGAAGCAGCCAGAGGTGAACCAGGGAAACTTGGCAGGCATGGGTAAGCTCTTCGATACCCCTGTTATGCTTCTGTTTGATACTGGTGCTTCGCATTCGTTTATCTCTGCAAATTGCGTGACTACTTTGAAACTCGCTACTAAGGAGTCAGAACATAGAATGGAAATAGTTTCCCCAGTAGGAGGTTGTATAGAGATTTCTCGTACTTGCTCGAACTTAGAAATCACTCTGGACGAACTTAAGATTGTAGCGAACAACTTGAGTGTTATGATCATGTGGGATGTGGACATAATACTAGGAATGGACTGGCTGGCTGAAAACCATGCCACGATCCTTTGCAAAGAAAGGCAAATTTCTTTTGGAAACCCCGAAGGTGAAGCTACCCGCTTCCACGGAATTTCTTTAGGAATGCGAAAATTTGTAATCTCGATGTTGCAAGCCAACAAGCTGATGGGGAAAGGATGCCCCGCATACCTTGTCTACTTGAACAAAGAGGAGAAAGACGAAAGGAAATTGGAAGAGGTCGACATTGCTCGTGATTTTCCGGATGTGTTTCCTGACACACTACCGGGTTTGCCGCCAGACAGGCAAGTGGAGTTCACTATAGATCTAGAACCAGGATCTGCTCCAGTATCAAAGGCACCATACCGAATGGCCCCAAAGGAACTAGATGAACTGAAGGTACAGCTGCAAGAACTCCTGGACCTGGGATTCATCAGACCTAGCGTCTCGCCATGGGGAGCACCTGTACTGTTCGTCAAGAAGAAAGACGGGACCATGAGGATGTGTGTGGACTACCGAGAGCTTAACAAGCTGATTCTCAAGAACAAATATCCCTTACCCAGGATCGACGATTTGTTTGACCAGCTCAAAGGAGCTAGCGTATTTTCTAAGATGGATCTGAAGTCGGGATACCACCAGCTGAAGATTAAACCAGCGGTGTGCCCAAGACGGCCTTTCGAACCAGATATGGTCACTATGAGTTTACGGTGGTGCCGTTTGGACTAA